A region from the Thermanaeromonas toyohensis ToBE genome encodes:
- a CDS encoding RelA/SpoT family protein — protein sequence MDLHSLERQILLYYPNADLKLIRDAYDFASVAHKDQRRHSGEPFITHPLAVAEILAELQLDLVTIAAGLLHDVVEDTPISIDTVREVFGEEIALLVDGVTKLSRLEYKTKEEQQAETLRKMFLAMAKDIRVILIKLADRLHNMRTLKHCPVEKQKDIARETLEIYAPLAHRLGIFRLKWELEDLALRYQEPEVYYELVKSISKKRQEREEYIQKVAAILREKLQESGIEADIQGRPKHFYSIYNKMKKQQKELNEIYDLIALRVIVDTVKDCYAVLGIIHALWRPIPGRFKDYIAMPKPNMYQSLHTTVLGPEGEPFEVQIRTWEMHRTAEYGIAAHWRYKEGYTTSDKEFEQKLTWLRQILDWQRELRDPREFMESLKIDLFSDRVYVFTPKGDVVELPAGSVPIDFAYRVHTDIGHQCVGAKVNGRIVPLDYQLKTGDIVEILTQKGSGPSRDWLKIVKTSQAKNRIRQWFRRVEREKNLAKGRELLEKECRKQGLEPEEVLKAGFLQEVARKFNLTSPEDLLVAVGDGVVTPSQVLGDLKEKEEEEKGEELPPMDTLPPAKSWTGFSRPSQGVRVKGIDNVVVRLAHCCNPLPGDAIVGYITRGRGVSVHRSDCPNILHHLRQEAERIIEVAWDQEAEATYQVQIEALALDRPRLAMDIMSAVADTKTIINAVHARATRNNMATVDLKLEIRSLEHLQYIMDKIKRVKDVMEVKRVTPS from the coding sequence ATGGATCTCCATAGTTTAGAAAGACAGATATTACTATACTATCCGAACGCCGATTTAAAACTTATCCGGGATGCTTATGATTTTGCTAGCGTTGCCCATAAAGACCAGAGGCGGCATTCAGGCGAACCCTTTATCACCCATCCCCTGGCTGTGGCCGAAATACTGGCCGAGCTGCAGCTGGATTTGGTTACCATTGCTGCTGGTTTGCTCCATGATGTGGTGGAGGATACGCCCATAAGCATAGATACAGTCCGGGAAGTTTTTGGCGAAGAAATAGCTTTATTGGTGGATGGGGTTACTAAACTTAGCCGACTAGAGTATAAGACAAAAGAAGAGCAGCAGGCGGAGACCCTACGGAAGATGTTTTTGGCCATGGCCAAGGACATCCGCGTGATTCTTATTAAACTAGCTGACCGCTTGCATAACATGCGTACTCTGAAGCACTGCCCGGTGGAAAAGCAAAAGGATATCGCCCGGGAAACCTTGGAGATCTATGCCCCCCTGGCCCACCGTTTAGGAATTTTCCGTCTTAAATGGGAACTGGAGGATCTAGCTTTACGTTATCAGGAACCAGAAGTATACTATGAGCTGGTAAAAAGTATTTCCAAAAAACGGCAGGAAAGAGAAGAATATATCCAAAAGGTGGCCGCTATTTTGCGGGAGAAATTGCAAGAGAGCGGTATTGAAGCGGATATCCAGGGTCGCCCCAAACATTTCTATAGCATTTATAATAAGATGAAAAAGCAACAGAAGGAGCTAAACGAAATATATGATTTAATTGCCTTACGGGTCATTGTGGATACTGTTAAGGATTGCTATGCCGTTTTAGGGATAATCCATGCTTTATGGAGGCCTATCCCAGGCCGCTTTAAGGATTATATCGCCATGCCCAAGCCGAATATGTACCAATCCCTGCATACCACTGTACTGGGACCTGAGGGCGAGCCCTTTGAAGTGCAGATCCGGACCTGGGAGATGCACCGCACAGCCGAGTATGGTATCGCCGCCCATTGGCGTTATAAGGAAGGTTACACCACTTCCGATAAGGAGTTTGAGCAGAAGCTCACCTGGCTGCGTCAGATTTTGGACTGGCAGCGGGAGCTACGGGATCCCCGGGAATTTATGGAGTCCCTTAAGATAGATCTTTTTTCCGACCGGGTATATGTATTTACTCCCAAGGGAGATGTGGTAGAGTTACCGGCCGGATCCGTCCCTATCGACTTCGCCTACCGGGTGCACACGGATATAGGCCACCAGTGTGTAGGAGCCAAAGTTAATGGCCGCATAGTTCCCTTGGATTACCAACTAAAAACCGGGGATATAGTGGAGATTTTGACCCAGAAAGGTAGTGGCCCTAGCCGGGACTGGCTCAAAATTGTAAAGACCTCCCAGGCTAAAAACCGCATTCGCCAGTGGTTTCGACGGGTGGAGCGGGAAAAGAACCTGGCCAAGGGGAGGGAACTTTTGGAAAAGGAATGTCGTAAACAGGGCTTAGAACCGGAGGAAGTCTTAAAGGCCGGGTTCCTGCAGGAAGTAGCCCGCAAGTTTAACCTTACTTCTCCTGAGGATCTTCTGGTGGCTGTAGGGGATGGAGTAGTCACCCCTTCCCAGGTATTGGGGGATCTTAAAGAAAAGGAAGAGGAAGAAAAAGGGGAAGAGTTACCCCCAATGGATACCCTTCCCCCAGCCAAATCCTGGACTGGGTTTAGCCGTCCTTCCCAAGGGGTAAGGGTTAAGGGCATTGATAATGTAGTAGTCCGTTTGGCTCATTGCTGTAATCCCTTGCCAGGAGATGCCATTGTAGGTTATATTACCCGGGGACGCGGTGTTTCTGTACATCGTAGTGATTGTCCCAATATCCTTCATCATTTAAGGCAAGAGGCTGAACGCATTATTGAGGTAGCCTGGGATCAGGAGGCCGAAGCTACTTACCAAGTACAAATAGAGGCTTTAGCCTTAGATAGGCCACGCCTGGCCATGGACATCATGTCTGCAGTGGCTGATACCAAGACTATTATCAATGCTGTCCACGCCCGGGCTACCCGTAACAATATGGCCACTGTAGACTTGAAACTAGAAATACGGAGTCTAGAGCACCTGCAATATATAATGGACAAGATCAAGCGCGTTAAAGATGTTATGGAGGTCAAGAGGGTAACTCCGAGCTGA
- the dtd gene encoding D-aminoacyl-tRNA deacylase codes for MRAVVQRVLSAKVKVNGQEISAIGPGLLVFLGVKVGDTEEDAWYLAEKIAGLRVFPDREGKMNLSVQDTGGRVLVVSQFTLYGDCRKGRRPSFSEAAPAEEAEKLYQSFVEALKKQGLEVACGQFQAYMQVELVNDGPVTLLLDSNRLF; via the coding sequence TTGCGGGCGGTTGTCCAGCGGGTCTTGTCAGCAAAAGTTAAAGTAAATGGTCAGGAGATAAGCGCCATAGGTCCAGGGCTCTTGGTGTTTCTGGGCGTTAAAGTTGGAGATACGGAGGAAGATGCCTGGTACCTGGCCGAAAAAATTGCCGGTTTGCGCGTGTTTCCGGACAGGGAGGGGAAGATGAACCTCTCTGTCCAGGATACGGGCGGAAGGGTATTGGTGGTATCCCAATTTACCCTGTACGGAGATTGCCGTAAAGGGAGGCGGCCAAGCTTTAGTGAGGCTGCTCCAGCCGAAGAGGCGGAAAAGCTATACCAATCCTTTGTTGAGGCCCTAAAGAAGCAAGGATTAGAGGTGGCCTGTGGTCAATTCCAAGCTTATATGCAAGTGGAGCTGGTAAACGACGGCCCTGTTACGCTCCTTCTAGATAGCAACAGGCTTTTTTAA
- the hisS gene encoding histidine--tRNA ligase: MLTQRPRGTEDILPGDSEKWHYIEEMARSLCRLYGYREIRTPIFEHTELFQRGVGDTTDIVEKEMYTFLDRSERSLTLRPEGTAPVVRAFLEHRLYSGMLPVKLFYLGPMFRYGRPQAGRLRQFHQFGVEVFGSRDPSLDAEVISLAMDYYQRLGLKGLELHINSVGCPSCRSLHREKLKSYLKDKLKAFCTTCQDRFERNPLRIFDCKSPECQKLLKGAPTITSSLCPDCSQHFKEVLRYLKELDIPYLLDENLVRGLDYYTNTAFEIVAPGLGAQSSIGGGGRYDGLVEACGGPSIPGIGFGLGLERTLLALEAQNKEIKVDSGIEVVVATVGEGLETAALKLLSLLREHNIAADKDYLGRSLKAQMKYAHRYPARLVIILGQEELARGQATVRNLKTGEQKEVPWEDLVAFCQQAKERGE, translated from the coding sequence ATGTTAACCCAGAGACCCCGGGGGACAGAAGATATTCTCCCTGGTGACAGCGAGAAATGGCATTATATAGAAGAGATGGCTCGTTCCCTTTGCCGGCTGTACGGGTACCGGGAGATCCGGACGCCTATCTTTGAGCATACAGAGCTCTTCCAGCGCGGTGTAGGGGACACTACCGACATCGTGGAAAAGGAGATGTATACCTTTTTAGATCGCAGCGAGCGTAGCCTTACTTTAAGGCCAGAAGGTACAGCACCGGTGGTCAGGGCTTTTCTAGAACACCGCCTCTATAGCGGGATGCTCCCTGTAAAACTTTTTTACCTAGGGCCCATGTTTAGGTACGGCCGCCCCCAAGCTGGTCGCTTGCGCCAGTTCCACCAGTTCGGGGTGGAGGTTTTTGGAAGCCGCGACCCCTCTTTAGATGCAGAAGTAATCTCCCTGGCCATGGATTACTACCAGCGGCTAGGCCTTAAAGGTCTTGAGCTCCACATAAATAGCGTGGGATGTCCGTCCTGCCGGTCTCTCCACCGGGAAAAGCTTAAAAGTTACCTAAAGGATAAACTTAAGGCCTTTTGCACCACTTGCCAGGATCGTTTTGAACGGAACCCTTTACGTATCTTTGATTGTAAAAGCCCGGAATGCCAGAAGTTATTAAAAGGAGCACCCACTATAACTTCCTCCTTATGCCCGGATTGTAGCCAGCATTTTAAGGAGGTCTTACGCTATCTAAAAGAACTGGATATACCCTATCTCCTCGATGAGAACCTGGTAAGGGGCTTAGACTACTACACTAATACCGCCTTCGAGATAGTAGCTCCAGGTTTGGGCGCCCAGAGTTCTATCGGCGGCGGAGGACGGTATGATGGTTTGGTAGAGGCTTGTGGTGGCCCCTCTATCCCTGGCATAGGCTTCGGGTTAGGGCTAGAGCGTACTTTGTTGGCCTTGGAAGCCCAAAACAAAGAAATCAAAGTAGATAGCGGGATAGAAGTGGTGGTAGCTACTGTAGGGGAAGGGCTGGAGACGGCTGCTTTGAAACTTTTAAGCCTACTTAGGGAGCATAATATCGCTGCGGATAAAGATTACTTGGGCCGTAGCCTTAAGGCCCAAATGAAATATGCCCACCGGTATCCGGCTAGGTTAGTGATCATCTTAGGCCAGGAAGAGCTGGCCCGTGGCCAGGCCACAGTTAGGAACCTTAAAACAGGCGAACAAAAGGAAGTGCCTTGGGAGGATCTGGTAGCTTTCTGTCAGCAAGCAAAGGAGCGTGGAGAATGA
- a CDS encoding metal-sensitive transcriptional regulator: MSSYAPVKDELLLRLRRIEGQVKGLQRMVEEGKYCVDVLTQIAAVRAALKTVGTIIFEHHVRGCVRNAIVTKQGDEVIEELIDILNKFMD, translated from the coding sequence ATGAGCTCTTATGCTCCGGTAAAGGATGAACTTTTACTTCGCTTAAGGCGAATAGAAGGTCAAGTTAAGGGTTTGCAGCGTATGGTGGAGGAAGGCAAGTATTGCGTTGATGTTCTTACGCAAATTGCAGCTGTACGGGCAGCCTTGAAAACCGTAGGCACGATTATCTTTGAACACCATGTCCGGGGCTGTGTGCGAAATGCTATTGTAACAAAGCAAGGAGATGAAGTAATAGAAGAACTCATCGATATTCTAAACAAATTTATGGATTGA
- a CDS encoding cation diffusion facilitator family transporter, whose translation MAVDERLRAARVSVFSNISLVVLKLFTGVATGSLSIVSEAIHSGLDLMASVLAYFSLKEATKPADYEHRYGHGKIENIAGALEALLVFVAAMIIIIEALKKLKLGAEVSQPVTGMVVMGLSAGVNYQISRHLFKVAKATQSVALEADAWHLLTDVYTSVGVMLGLGILKVTGFSFMDPLVALLVAGLILRAAYQLMREAFLPLMDVCLPAEEERLVKEIISAHAGEYVEFHKLRTRKSGRERQIDLHLVVPARQPVVEAHRLCDRITSEIKAALPYTHVLIHIEPCREDKDCDRCPGCQEER comes from the coding sequence GTGGCCGTGGATGAACGCCTGCGAGCCGCCCGGGTATCGGTATTCTCTAATATTTCTTTAGTCGTTTTAAAACTTTTCACAGGGGTAGCCACCGGCTCCCTAAGTATAGTATCGGAGGCCATCCATTCTGGATTGGACTTAATGGCTTCCGTTCTCGCCTATTTTTCTTTAAAGGAGGCTACTAAACCGGCTGATTACGAACATCGTTATGGTCACGGTAAAATAGAAAACATAGCTGGAGCCCTGGAAGCCCTTCTTGTGTTTGTGGCCGCCATGATCATAATTATAGAGGCTTTAAAGAAACTTAAGTTAGGGGCAGAGGTCTCCCAGCCAGTAACCGGTATGGTAGTTATGGGTCTATCTGCTGGGGTGAACTACCAGATTTCCCGTCACCTCTTTAAAGTGGCTAAGGCTACACAATCGGTGGCCTTGGAGGCCGATGCCTGGCACCTTTTGACAGATGTTTATACTTCAGTAGGTGTAATGCTGGGGCTCGGGATCCTTAAGGTCACAGGTTTTAGCTTTATGGATCCTTTGGTAGCGCTTTTAGTGGCAGGCCTTATCTTACGGGCTGCTTACCAGCTGATGCGGGAAGCCTTCCTACCCTTGATGGATGTATGTCTACCAGCAGAGGAAGAACGCCTGGTAAAGGAGATCATTAGTGCCCATGCGGGAGAATATGTGGAATTTCATAAGCTACGTACCCGCAAGTCTGGGAGGGAGCGGCAGATCGATTTACACCTGGTGGTACCTGCCCGTCAGCCAGTAGTTGAGGCCCATAGATTATGTGACCGTATTACCTCGGAAATCAAGGCAGCACTCCCCTATACCCATGTGCTGATTCATATAGAACCCTGCCGGGAAGATAAAGATTGTGACCGGTGCCCCGGTTGCCAGGAGGAACGCTAA
- the recJ gene encoding single-stranded-DNA-specific exonuclease RecJ — translation MAEIIWEVCPCDYDLQEALAQGLKVSPLTAQVLINRGIRSVEEGRLFLQGGLKALSSPYELPGVNEAVARVEKAVHRKEKVLIYGDYDVDGLTASALLGEILKKLGLEVEYYLPHRLEEGYGVKIGGLETARSLGCHLVITVDCGITATEEAAWAKKNDLDLIITDHHRPGPVLPQALSLINPWLAGGGGALLAGVGVAFKLAQALAEFFSLPPQAGVAAGWALDLVALGTLADAMPLLGENRALVQLGLEELKKAERPGIRALLEVAGLKWDSLDDERVALGLVPRLNAAGRLGSAWPALELLLTSSSQRAWELAQALNLQNQTRQLLEDQVWSEALTQAEEAVTRGDPGLVLTGWGWHPGVLGIVAARLVERFRRPTILISLEPSGKGRGSGRAQEGIDLFQILKNCASYLLAYGGHGQAIGLEIEAEKIPAFQEAFFYALEAASTRETFKPRLKLDAEARLSQLDLSLVEELKALAPFGTANPRPLFLYRGARLISIRQVGPEGAHLKLKLQAEGREVSAIGFRMALPPDISIGSKVDLAFRPEGNTFNGETELELVVEAMRPVAPSPITIKVDSPTSLEVDIWPTGDKDGTVSREARKGWMSTWSGAILEELKGYWEEGSQPVTIILSSGLGVLSCYYGLKSILPPEAGPLVARGPWLPEGKLVIPPSLGILLEPFELWRKDRGQKGREVWSPGAREAGRELSLGHFNYGFTPDPVKLAWEMASQAKRVLIYTEHPSQARRLAQLLWQRGKFKVGLDEGLIFEEKLLLRRQALAGDLKLLVGVGWCPAWFYPAEVVLFTYLPRGKEELELALPLQEERPEVYIAAHALSKGPPLPLDPRGFLAHLYKRLQAISLRKKALYLHNNVASNYLFRCGLNILEELRLINIAPHGEGIKVWVKGVPKSKQDLNRSWRYRQLCRDYEEVFAFWRELTRRRG, via the coding sequence ATGGCCGAGATAATATGGGAGGTTTGTCCTTGCGATTATGACTTGCAGGAGGCTTTGGCTCAAGGCTTAAAGGTATCCCCCCTTACCGCTCAAGTTTTGATCAACCGAGGAATAAGAAGTGTAGAGGAAGGGAGGCTATTTTTACAGGGAGGTTTAAAGGCCTTAAGCTCACCCTATGAGCTTCCTGGTGTAAATGAGGCTGTAGCCCGGGTGGAAAAGGCGGTACATAGGAAAGAAAAAGTGTTGATTTATGGAGACTATGATGTAGATGGTCTTACGGCTTCTGCCCTTTTGGGAGAAATCTTAAAAAAGTTAGGCTTAGAAGTAGAGTATTATCTCCCCCACCGTTTAGAAGAAGGATACGGAGTTAAAATAGGGGGGTTGGAGACGGCGCGCTCTTTAGGATGCCACCTGGTGATCACCGTAGATTGTGGGATAACAGCTACAGAGGAGGCCGCTTGGGCTAAAAAGAATGACTTAGACCTTATAATTACTGATCATCACCGGCCCGGGCCGGTGCTCCCTCAAGCTTTGAGTCTGATTAATCCCTGGCTAGCGGGGGGAGGGGGAGCTCTTCTTGCTGGAGTGGGGGTGGCCTTCAAGCTGGCCCAGGCTTTAGCTGAATTTTTCTCCCTACCCCCCCAGGCGGGGGTAGCTGCGGGATGGGCTTTAGATCTGGTAGCTCTGGGCACCCTAGCGGATGCTATGCCCTTGCTAGGAGAAAATCGGGCCCTCGTCCAACTAGGGCTAGAGGAACTTAAAAAGGCAGAACGTCCTGGGATAAGGGCTTTACTAGAAGTGGCGGGTTTAAAATGGGATAGTCTCGATGACGAAAGGGTGGCTTTGGGGCTGGTACCCCGCCTTAATGCTGCTGGGCGTTTGGGTTCCGCCTGGCCGGCCCTGGAGCTTTTACTTACTTCTTCCTCCCAAAGGGCTTGGGAACTAGCCCAAGCCCTTAACTTGCAAAACCAGACCCGCCAGCTTTTGGAAGATCAGGTGTGGTCGGAAGCCCTTACTCAAGCGGAAGAAGCTGTGACACGGGGAGATCCAGGTTTGGTTCTTACGGGTTGGGGATGGCATCCCGGTGTATTAGGGATCGTGGCGGCAAGGCTAGTAGAACGCTTTAGGCGGCCGACTATCCTTATAAGTTTAGAACCTTCGGGAAAGGGGCGAGGTTCTGGACGTGCCCAGGAAGGAATAGACCTTTTCCAGATCCTTAAAAACTGCGCATCTTACCTTTTAGCCTATGGAGGGCATGGACAGGCCATAGGGTTAGAGATAGAAGCTGAAAAGATACCTGCTTTCCAGGAGGCCTTTTTTTACGCGCTGGAGGCAGCTTCTACCCGAGAAACCTTTAAACCTAGGCTTAAATTGGATGCTGAAGCCCGTCTAAGCCAATTAGACTTAAGTTTAGTAGAGGAACTTAAGGCTCTTGCTCCTTTTGGTACAGCTAACCCCCGGCCCTTGTTCCTCTACCGGGGTGCCAGGTTAATTTCTATACGCCAGGTAGGGCCCGAAGGAGCTCACCTTAAGCTTAAACTACAGGCCGAGGGTCGGGAAGTTTCGGCCATAGGGTTCCGGATGGCCTTACCACCGGATATAAGCATTGGTAGCAAGGTAGACTTGGCTTTCCGGCCAGAAGGGAATACCTTCAATGGGGAAACGGAACTGGAACTGGTAGTGGAGGCCATGCGGCCGGTAGCCCCTAGTCCAATCACCATCAAGGTGGATAGCCCTACTAGCCTAGAGGTGGACATCTGGCCTACTGGGGATAAAGACGGGACCGTATCTCGAGAGGCCAGGAAAGGTTGGATGAGTACCTGGTCTGGGGCTATACTAGAGGAATTAAAGGGATATTGGGAAGAAGGGTCTCAGCCGGTGACCATTATCCTGTCCTCTGGACTAGGGGTGTTAAGCTGCTACTACGGGCTAAAGAGTATCTTACCTCCTGAGGCGGGACCGCTGGTGGCCCGGGGACCATGGTTGCCGGAAGGAAAATTAGTTATCCCGCCTTCCTTGGGGATTCTCCTGGAGCCTTTCGAGCTTTGGCGGAAGGACAGGGGACAAAAGGGCCGGGAGGTATGGTCCCCAGGAGCCCGAGAGGCCGGTCGAGAGCTTTCTCTAGGCCATTTTAATTACGGGTTTACTCCCGATCCAGTAAAGCTGGCTTGGGAGATGGCTTCCCAGGCGAAGAGGGTTCTTATATATACTGAACACCCCTCGCAGGCACGTAGGCTAGCTCAGCTACTATGGCAGCGGGGTAAATTTAAGGTAGGCTTGGATGAAGGATTAATTTTTGAGGAAAAGCTTCTCCTCCGGCGGCAGGCGTTGGCTGGGGATCTAAAGCTTTTGGTAGGTGTAGGGTGGTGCCCGGCTTGGTTTTATCCAGCAGAAGTGGTCCTTTTCACCTACCTTCCCCGGGGGAAAGAGGAACTGGAGCTTGCCCTTCCCTTACAGGAAGAACGGCCAGAAGTGTACATAGCAGCACATGCCCTAAGTAAGGGGCCTCCTTTGCCTTTAGACCCAAGAGGTTTTCTTGCCCACCTGTATAAGCGTTTACAAGCTATAAGCTTGCGCAAAAAGGCTTTATATTTACATAATAATGTTGCCAGCAATTATTTATTCCGGTGCGGCTTAAATATCTTGGAAGAACTGAGGTTGATAAATATAGCTCCCCATGGTGAGGGGATCAAAGTCTGGGTTAAAGGTGTACCTAAAAGCAAACAAGATTTAAACCGCTCTTGGCGATATCGCCAGCTGTGCCGGGATTATGAGGAGGTTTTCGCTTTCTGGCGGGAGCTTACCCGGCGAAGGGGGTGA
- a CDS encoding MBL fold metallo-hydrolase has translation MILETLVVGPLATNCYLIACPQTKEGAVIDPGAEGKRILASAVRAGIKIRYIINTHGHIDHCGANGEIKEATGAEILIHRADAPYLTDASKNLLLFTGGQGGSPPADRTLEDGDTIQLGKLTLEVIHTPGHTPGGICLKGEGVIFTGDTLFAGSIGRTDFPGGSFKQLIDSVKEKLFCLPEDLVIYPGHGPSSTIGAEKMDNPFF, from the coding sequence ATGATCCTAGAAACCTTGGTGGTCGGTCCTTTAGCCACTAATTGCTATCTTATCGCGTGTCCCCAAACCAAAGAAGGAGCGGTCATCGACCCGGGGGCCGAAGGGAAAAGGATTTTAGCTTCGGCTGTGCGGGCCGGGATAAAAATCCGCTATATTATTAATACTCACGGGCATATCGACCATTGCGGTGCTAATGGAGAGATAAAAGAAGCCACAGGCGCGGAAATCCTGATCCATAGGGCAGATGCCCCGTATCTTACAGATGCTAGCAAAAATTTGCTCCTTTTTACTGGAGGCCAGGGAGGGAGCCCCCCTGCAGACCGGACCTTGGAAGACGGGGATACCATACAACTGGGTAAGCTAACCTTAGAAGTGATCCATACTCCGGGGCATACGCCGGGTGGCATCTGCCTTAAAGGAGAAGGCGTAATCTTTACTGGAGATACCCTTTTTGCTGGATCCATCGGACGTACAGATTTTCCAGGAGGATCCTTTAAGCAGCTTATAGACTCAGTTAAGGAAAAACTTTTCTGTCTCCCTGAGGACCTAGTGATTTACCCTGGCCATGGCCCTTCCTCCACTATTGGTGCAGAAAAGATGGACAATCCCTTTTTCTAA
- the aspS gene encoding aspartate--tRNA ligase yields the protein MIENMGTWRRTHGCGELKKEYVGTRVVLMGWVHRTRDHGGLIFVDLRDRSGIVQIVFSPQVSQEAFEIAESLRNEYVVAVTGEVRLRPEGTINPNLPTGEIEVYAEGIKVLNRAKVPPFYIADNLEVDEALRLRYRYLDLRRPEMQRLIKIRYHTTKAIRDFLDSRGFWEIETPMLTKSTPEGARDFLVPSRLSPGDFYALPQSPQLFKQVLMVAGVERYFQIVRCFRDEDLRADRQPEFTQLDIEMSFVNREDVMKVTEELLAYVFRTVLGVEIQIPFPRLSYKEALERYGSDKPDLRFDLEIRDISDLVRKSQFKVFAEAVERGGVVRGINAVGCGNYSRRELEDLTKLAGTWGAKGLAWMIVEAEGIRSPIAKFFTPGELESIKDRMKAQTGDLLLFVADEEEKAAQVLGALRLEIAGRLKLLDPERFAFVWIIDFPLLEYSEEEGRYKAIHHPFTSPREEDIFLLDSDPLKVRALAYDVVLNGVELGGGSIRIHRRDLQEKMFSLLGLSPEEAREKFGFLLEAFEYGAPPHGGIALGLDRLIMLMGRRETIRDVIAFPKTQSGTCLLTGAPGPVAPEQLRELHLVQAVPKGKGQVSLVRGAK from the coding sequence ATGATAGAGAACATGGGGACTTGGCGCCGTACCCACGGGTGCGGCGAGCTTAAGAAAGAATATGTTGGTACCCGCGTGGTGTTGATGGGCTGGGTGCACCGGACCCGTGATCACGGTGGGCTTATATTCGTAGATCTACGGGACCGTTCAGGCATAGTACAGATAGTATTTAGCCCCCAGGTTTCACAAGAGGCTTTTGAGATAGCCGAAAGCCTTCGTAATGAGTACGTGGTGGCTGTAACCGGCGAAGTACGGCTACGGCCGGAAGGTACCATCAATCCCAACCTTCCTACAGGAGAAATCGAGGTTTATGCTGAGGGAATAAAGGTACTTAACCGGGCTAAGGTCCCCCCCTTCTATATTGCTGATAACCTGGAAGTAGATGAAGCTTTAAGGCTGCGCTACCGGTATCTCGATCTGCGCCGGCCGGAGATGCAACGCCTAATAAAGATACGCTACCACACCACCAAGGCTATTAGGGATTTCTTAGACAGCCGCGGTTTCTGGGAGATTGAAACCCCTATGCTTACCAAGAGCACACCAGAAGGGGCCCGCGATTTCCTGGTACCTAGCCGCTTGAGCCCTGGGGATTTTTATGCTTTGCCTCAATCACCCCAGCTTTTTAAGCAAGTCCTGATGGTGGCCGGGGTAGAACGGTATTTCCAGATCGTACGCTGTTTCCGGGATGAGGACCTGCGGGCCGATCGCCAGCCGGAATTCACTCAGCTGGATATAGAGATGTCCTTTGTTAACCGGGAGGATGTAATGAAGGTTACCGAAGAACTTTTAGCCTATGTTTTCCGCACTGTTTTGGGAGTGGAAATTCAAATACCCTTCCCTCGTCTAAGTTACAAGGAAGCCCTGGAGCGCTATGGCTCGGACAAACCGGATCTGCGCTTCGACCTGGAGATCAGGGATATTTCGGATTTAGTTAGGAAAAGCCAATTTAAAGTCTTCGCTGAAGCGGTGGAGCGGGGTGGGGTGGTCCGGGGTATAAATGCTGTAGGATGCGGGAACTATTCTCGCCGGGAATTAGAAGACTTGACTAAGCTCGCCGGCACTTGGGGAGCTAAAGGCTTGGCGTGGATGATTGTAGAAGCTGAAGGTATCCGTTCTCCTATTGCTAAGTTTTTTACCCCTGGGGAGCTAGAAAGCATTAAAGACCGGATGAAGGCCCAAACTGGGGACTTGCTTTTATTTGTAGCTGATGAGGAGGAGAAAGCGGCTCAAGTTTTGGGGGCTTTGCGCCTGGAGATAGCTGGGAGATTAAAGCTCCTGGACCCCGAAAGATTCGCCTTCGTTTGGATTATAGATTTCCCCTTGCTAGAATATAGTGAAGAAGAGGGCCGCTACAAGGCCATCCATCATCCCTTTACTTCTCCCCGGGAAGAGGATATTTTTCTACTAGATAGTGACCCCTTAAAGGTACGCGCTCTAGCTTACGATGTGGTATTGAATGGTGTAGAACTGGGTGGAGGTAGCATCCGTATCCACCGGAGGGACCTCCAAGAGAAGATGTTTAGCCTCCTAGGTTTAAGCCCCGAGGAGGCCCGGGAAAAATTCGGGTTTTTACTTGAGGCCTTTGAATATGGTGCCCCTCCCCACGGTGGCATAGCCTTAGGCTTAGACCGGCTGATAATGCTCATGGGTAGGCGGGAAACCATCCGGGATGTTATTGCCTTCCCCAAAACCCAGAGCGGGACCTGCCTTTTGACCGGTGCGCCAGGACCAGTGGCGCCGGAGCAGCTACGGGAGCTACACCTTGTTCAAGCAGTGCCCAAGGGTAAGGGCCAAGTTTCTTTAGTTCGGGGTGCTAAGTAA